The Cryptococcus gattii WM276 chromosome B, complete sequence genome has a segment encoding these proteins:
- a CDS encoding uncharacterized protein (Similar to TIGR gene model, INSD accession AAW41558.1), protein MPPRRAAPQASPARSTRSAQSLTRDHAREEDDWEAAESMTGRSFKVPESRSKKPGTAIGLKDTSVNIAAAFHAAQTGHLPPPPHPNTSISSNASYSRALQVPRAISPAEQLAQSARALSPVRFFLRPTEEDGDDYTSFSSVGIENTGESNTSGEGESYDYRQEEEYVRLVQQQKIAKSRAETSTHVKNRRIKAMDEDMPYRPAEEDSVSLASSDSGGGGEGIVKSGALYGRAGTRGKRLERGEGYLGMGLGIQPRRRRKSRKGGMDGNESEEEGSLRTGRAWTPTVEVDGHRGSPTPLQLLRGRSPMMDRKSPVPLGAYQQRRRPSDIRTIITNVLHGVVMGLQFVVELGTTVLYRIIIRPIEKAFGSGKGFVRRAKTDWWKWLGILLGISLALRFLDNAFRTKGIYTAPDAPPSTIDEMSIRLTSLEHATATLSDLLRAISEGDNELHQSAVIMKSKIDEIEDAVSAERKRIEGVRGELKKEKVTMQSEIDKLRGEIHVLSNQVGRHENSLSSDRSTKSLQAVEREITQLKSRMEQVERDVHAALEDGRLVAALERILPQWMPIRTDSQGKFVVEPAFWTEMKKVMVGKGEVERIVRRLIGEAGVSGTRIKESPVDEQKVVEWMDKSFDRHLQGGVWITREEFISTLNEKLQELARETPEKPTSKRPAASSTVIIKSSKGEDLTSLLNSLIDTALLKYSKDTIARADYALFTAGARVIPHLTSDTFTLQKASTFGKLLWASKDVQGRPPATALHPDTSVGSCWPIKGSEGSLGVMLVDRVIVSDITIEHAPQELALDIATAPKAVKVLGLVDYAEGLEKLAEYRATHQMDLNHQEDTNYLPLGTFTYDPSSYSHIQTFPVSPDIVELGIRIGVVVFKIESNWGGDLTCLYRVRVHGKA, encoded by the exons TAGATCCTTTAAAGTACCTGAATCTCGGTCCAAAAAACCAGGCACTGCCATAGGGCTCAAAGATACCAGCGTCAA CATTGCCGCCGCTTTTCACGCAGCTCAGACAGGACATCTCCCACCGCCCCCGCATCCCAACACTTCTATATCATCCAACGCTAGCTATTCTCGCGCACTTCAGGTCCCGCGTGCCATTTCTCCTGCCGAACAACTTGCCCAGTCCGCCCGAGCTCTCTCCCCCGTCCGGTTTTTCTTGCGTCCAACggaggaggatggtgaTGATTATACCAGTTTCTCGAGTGTCGGTATCGAGAATACAGGTGAATCCAATACCTCTGGCGAGGGAGAGAGCTACGACTATCGacaagaggaagagtaCGTTCGACTAGTTCAACAACAAAAAATCGCCAAAAGCAGAGCAGAGACATCGACACATGTGAAGAATCGTCGTATCAAGGCAATGGATGAGGATATGCCTTACCGCCCCGCGGAAGAGGACAGCGTCTCGCTAGCTTCGAGTGATTCGGGtggtggaggagagggtATTGTCAAAAGTGGCGCTCTGTATGGCAGAGCAGGAACTAGAGGGAAAAGATTGGAGCGAGGAGAGGGTTATCTCGGCATGGGATTGGGTATTCAGCCtaggagaaggaggaaaagtAGAAAGGGTGGAATGGATGGAAACGAGagcgaggaggaggggtCTCTGCGTACAGGCAGAGCATGGACTCCGACAGTCGAGGTCGATGGCCACAGAGGGTCACCTACCCCACTGCAGCTCTTGAGAGGGCGAAGTCCAATGATGGATCGCAAATCCCCCGTACCGCTGGGGGCGTACCAGCAGCGCAGGCGACCTTCAGATATCCGTACCATCATTACCAACGTTCTGCATGGTGTGGTTATGGGCCTTCAGTTTGTCGTCGAGCTAGGTACTACCGTTCTTTATCGCATTATTATCCGTCCAATTGAGAAAGCATTTGGATCTGGCAAAGGCTTTGTTCGACGAGCCAAGACAGACTGGTGGAAATGGCTTGGAATACTCTTGGGTATATCGCTCGCCCTCCGGTTCCTCGACAATGCCTTTCGCACAAAAGGCATCTATACAGCACCCGATGCTCCTCCGTCTACAATAGATGAAATGTCCATTCGACTTACTTCTCTGGAACACGCTACGGCCACCCTCTCCGACCTTTTGCGAGCAATAAGCGAAGGAGATAACGAGCTGCATCAGTCAGCTGTTATCATGAAGAGTAAAATCGATGAAATAGAAGACGCGGTTTCTGCAGAAAGAAAACGAATAGAAGGTGTTCGGGGCGAGttgaaaaaggaaaaagtgACAATGCAATCCGAAATCGACAAACTTCGAGGCGAAATCCACGTTCTATCTAATCAAGTCGGCAGGCATGAAAACTCTCTATCTTCAGACAGGTCGACCAAATCACTTCAAGCCGTCGAGCGTGAAATTACACAGCTCAAGTCGAGAATGGAGCAAGTGGAACGAGATGTTCATGCTGCACTTGAAGATGGTAGGCTAGTTGCCGCTCTCGAGAGAATCTTGCCTCAATGGATGCCGATCCGAACTGATTCTCAAGGTAAATTTGTGGTGGAGCCAGCTTTCTGGACTGAAATGAAAAAGGTCATGGTGGGGAAGGGTGAGGTAGAGCGGATTGTTAGGCGACTGATCGGCGAGGCGGGGGTTTCCGGAACTAGAATCAAAGAATCGCCGGTGGATGAGCAAAAGGTTGTGGAATGGATGGACAAGTCGTTTGACAGGCATTTGCAAGGGGGTGTTTGGATTACTCGAGAAGAGTTTATTAGCACACTCAACGAAAAGCTACAAGAGCTTGCTCGTGAAACGCCTGAAAAACCGACATCCAAACGGCCTGCCGCATCAAGCACAGTCATCATTAAATCTTCCAAAGGCGAAGATCTCACCTCCCTTCTCAATTCTCTCATCGATACTGCCCTTCTCAAGTACTCCAAGGATACCATTGCCCGTGCAGACTATGCTCTATTTACTGCTGGCGCCCGAGTAATTCCACACCTTACATCCGATACTTTCACCCTGCAAAAGGCATCCACGTTTGGCAAACTCCTTTGGGCGAGCAAAGACGTCCAAGGGAGGCCGCCCGCGACAGCATTGCACCCCGATACTTCAGTTGGTAGCTGTTGGCCAATCAAGGGATCTGAAGGAAGCCTGGGAGTCATGCTGGTGGACAGAGTCATCGTTTCTGATATCACGATCGAGCACGCACCGCAAGAGTTGGCATTGGATATTGCCACGGCGCCCAAGGCTGTCAAGGTC CTGGGCTTGGTGGACTATGCCGAGGGATTGGAAAAGCTTGCAGAATATCGTGCAACTCATCA GATGGATCTGAATCACCAGGAGGATACCAACTACCTTCCTCTTGGCACCTTCACATACGACCCCTCCAGCTATTCTCATATCCAGACGTTCCCTGTCTCTCCTGACATTGTTGAGTTGGGTATCCGGATTGGGGTTGTGGTGTTCAAAATAGAAAGCAATTGGGGCGGAGACTTGACGTGTTTGTATAGG GTTCGAGTGCATGGGAAGGCTTGA
- a CDS encoding Hypothetical Protein (Similar to TIGR gene model, INSD accession AAW41559.1) has translation MFTKVAIVAALAGTVNAALSINTPASIIECQPAALSWTGGSSSPYYLAALPGGEVAASALENIGTVDSTSYTWTVNIASGTNITIKVTDGQGNVAYSSPLVIQQGSSTSCLTSSSSSSPTAAGGSSSGDAAVATSSSGSSASAASSHSSATSAAATSTSSSSGALLTRGTAGFAAAVIGIVAAAFSAIA, from the exons ATGTTCACCAAGGTCGCTATCGTCGCCGCCCTCGCTGGCACTGTCAATGCCGCTCTTTCCATCAACACTCCT GCTTCTATCATTGAGTGCCAGCCGGCCGCTCTCTCTTGGACTGGcggctcttcctctccttaTTATCTTGCCGCCCTTCCTGGTGGTGAAGTCGCTGCAAGTGCT CTAGAAAACATTGGCACTGTCGACTCCACGTCGTACACTTGGACCGTCAACATTGCTTCGGGCACAAATAT CACCATCAAGGTCACTGACGGCCAGGGTAACGTCGCTTACTCTTCCCCTCTCGTCATCCAGCAGGGCTCCAGCACTTCCTGTTTGACTTCCagctcttcctcctcccccaCTGC CGCCGGTGGCTCTTCTTCCGGTGACGCTGCTGTTGCCACCAGCTCCTCAGGCtcttctgcttctgctGCCTCATCGCACTCATCTGCCACTTCTGCCGCCGCTActtcaacttcttcttcctccgGAGCCCTCCTCACCAGGGGCACTGCCGGttttgctgctgctgtcaTTGGTATTGTAGCGGCCGCGTTCTCTGCTATTGCCTAG